From Pseudomonas sp. B21-028, one genomic window encodes:
- the ptsP gene encoding phosphoenolpyruvate--protein phosphotransferase: MPNNNKELTLSAPLSGPVLTLANVPDAVFASGAMGDGIAIDPLNDTLYAPCDGEVIHVARTNHAVTLRADNGAELLLHLGLDTVELRGDGFSMLVKEGARVSNGQPLLRYDVDKVARHCKSLVSLLVITNGEHFQARPVTLKGVKVGEPLLHIVAVATGSSTDEHQDVGIEVFGQIRIAHRGGLHARPAALIRQTAQSFKSRSQLHFGGKSASCDSLMGMMGLAITEQAEVQVSCRGNDAEAALQALLTTLSTALSEEPHAAAPVLKPHGRPAEDGVLHGVCAAPGLVAGPLVRLNGIQLPEDAGGQDVEDQRQQLSHALAHVSRDIHLTLDNARARRNHDEEAIFSAHLALLEDPILLDAAHLCIDQGSAATHAWSQSIDVQCRVLEQLGSTLLAERANDLRDLRQRVLRALLGEAWQFDVPADAIVAAQELTPSDLLQLSAQGVAGVCMAEGGATSHVAILARGKGIPCLVALGAALLEQEQGQSVVLDADEGRLELRPTAERLTQVQQAHAQRAARRAQQHALAHTPARTVDGVTVEVAANVASSADAAEALANGADGVGLLRTEFLFVDRHTAPDEAEQRQSYQAVLDAMGDKPVIIRTIDVGGDKQLDYLPLPSEANPVLGLRGIRLAQVRPELLDQQLRALLQTRPLHRCRILLPMVTEVDELLHIRRRLDALANELGLSERPQLGVMIEVPAAALLAEQLAEHADFLSIGTNDLSQYTLAMDRDHAGLAARVDALHPALLRLIAQACAGAARHRRWIGVCGALASDPLATPVLVGLGVRELSVSPAQIGEIKARVRDLDTVKCACLSAELLNLGSAAAVRQACHQHWPLG; the protein is encoded by the coding sequence ATGCCCAACAATAATAAAGAGTTGACCCTCAGCGCCCCGCTCAGCGGCCCGGTGCTCACCCTCGCCAACGTGCCGGACGCCGTGTTCGCCAGCGGCGCCATGGGCGACGGGATCGCCATCGATCCGCTGAACGACACCCTCTACGCGCCCTGTGACGGCGAAGTGATCCATGTCGCCCGCACCAACCACGCCGTGACCCTGCGGGCCGACAATGGCGCCGAACTGCTGCTGCACCTGGGGCTGGACACCGTCGAGCTGCGTGGCGACGGGTTTTCCATGCTGGTCAAGGAAGGCGCACGGGTCAGCAACGGCCAGCCCTTGCTGCGTTATGACGTGGACAAAGTGGCGCGGCACTGCAAGAGCCTGGTCAGCCTGTTGGTCATCACCAACGGTGAGCATTTCCAGGCGCGCCCCGTCACCCTCAAGGGCGTAAAGGTCGGCGAGCCGCTGCTGCATATCGTCGCCGTGGCGACCGGCTCGTCAACGGACGAACATCAGGACGTCGGCATCGAGGTCTTCGGCCAGATCCGCATCGCCCATCGCGGCGGTCTGCACGCGCGGCCGGCGGCATTGATACGCCAGACCGCCCAGAGCTTCAAGAGTCGCTCGCAGCTGCATTTCGGCGGCAAGTCGGCCTCCTGCGACAGCCTGATGGGGATGATGGGCCTTGCAATCACCGAGCAGGCAGAAGTGCAGGTGAGCTGCCGTGGCAACGATGCCGAAGCGGCGCTGCAAGCGTTACTGACAACCTTGTCCACCGCTCTCTCCGAAGAACCCCACGCCGCAGCGCCTGTGCTCAAACCACATGGCCGTCCAGCCGAAGACGGCGTGCTGCACGGCGTGTGCGCCGCCCCGGGACTGGTGGCCGGACCGCTGGTTCGGCTGAATGGCATTCAGTTGCCGGAGGATGCGGGCGGCCAAGACGTCGAGGATCAGCGCCAGCAACTGAGCCATGCCCTGGCCCACGTCAGCCGTGACATCCACCTGACCCTGGACAACGCCAGGGCCCGGCGTAACCACGACGAAGAAGCGATTTTCAGCGCCCATCTGGCGCTGCTGGAAGACCCGATCCTGCTGGACGCCGCCCACCTCTGCATCGATCAGGGCAGCGCCGCTACCCACGCCTGGAGCCAGTCCATCGACGTGCAATGCCGGGTGCTGGAGCAATTGGGCAGCACGCTGCTGGCCGAGCGCGCCAACGACCTGCGTGACCTGCGCCAGCGGGTCCTGCGGGCACTGCTGGGGGAAGCCTGGCAATTCGACGTGCCGGCGGACGCGATTGTCGCCGCCCAGGAACTGACCCCGTCGGACCTGCTGCAACTCAGCGCCCAAGGCGTGGCCGGCGTGTGCATGGCCGAGGGTGGCGCCACTTCCCACGTGGCTATCCTGGCCCGAGGCAAAGGTATCCCGTGCCTGGTGGCGCTGGGCGCTGCATTGTTGGAACAGGAACAAGGCCAGTCAGTGGTACTGGACGCCGACGAAGGCCGTCTCGAACTGCGACCCACCGCCGAGCGCCTGACCCAGGTGCAACAGGCTCACGCCCAGCGAGCCGCCCGTCGCGCTCAACAACACGCCCTCGCCCACACACCGGCCCGAACCGTTGACGGGGTGACTGTCGAAGTGGCGGCCAACGTCGCCTCCAGCGCCGACGCGGCCGAGGCCCTGGCTAACGGCGCCGACGGCGTGGGACTGTTGCGCACCGAATTCCTCTTCGTCGACCGCCACACAGCCCCGGACGAAGCAGAACAGCGCCAAAGCTATCAAGCCGTGCTCGACGCCATGGGCGACAAGCCGGTGATCATCCGCACCATCGATGTCGGCGGCGACAAACAACTGGACTACCTGCCGCTGCCAAGCGAAGCCAACCCGGTGCTGGGCCTGCGGGGTATTCGCCTGGCCCAGGTGCGCCCGGAGTTGCTCGACCAGCAATTGCGAGCCTTGCTGCAAACCCGTCCGCTGCACCGCTGCCGGATCCTGTTGCCGATGGTCACCGAAGTCGACGAACTGCTGCACATCCGCCGACGCCTGGATGCCTTGGCCAACGAGTTGGGCCTGAGCGAACGTCCGCAACTGGGGGTGATGATCGAAGTGCCGGCGGCCGCCTTGCTGGCCGAACAACTGGCCGAGCACGCGGATTTCCTGTCCATCGGCACCAACGACCTCTCACAGTACACCCTCGCCATGGACCGCGACCACGCCGGCCTCGCCGCCCGGGTCGATGCCCTGCACCCGGCACTGCTGCGGCTGATCGCCCAGGCCTGCGCCGGCGCGGCCCGGCATCGGCGCTGGATCGGCGTGTGCGGCGCCCTGGCCTCCGATCCGTTGGCGACC